DNA from Intestinimonas massiliensis (ex Afouda et al. 2020):
GGGAGGATAACGGGCAGAAGCATGGCGTCTACCACTTCGGTGGGAGCACCCATGAACATGGGGGTGATAAAGTGGTTGGCGACCATCATCACAAGGCCCATGGTCAGCGTGCCGCAGCACAGGCCGACGACGGCGCCGGCACGGGTGTGCTTGAAGCGGTAAATGGTGGCGGAGACCAGTACCAGGGCGCTGGTGGCGATAACGTGCATGAGGAAACCATAGACGCCGTCGCCGCCCAGGAAGAAGGCCTGGATAAAGGAAGCGAGCACGGTGATGATGACGCCGGCTACCGGACCGTAGGCAAAGGCGCCGATCAAAATAGGCACGTCGGCGGGGTCATACTGGAGAAAGGCGGCGGAGGGGAACAGGGGGAAGTGGACCAGCGTGATGAGAACGGCGCCGATGGCGGTGAGCATGGCCAGTACCGTGAGCTGCTTGGTGCGGGGATTCATAAAGAGCACTCCTTTTCAGACGCAGGATTCCGCTGC
Protein-coding regions in this window:
- a CDS encoding ECF transporter S component is translated as MNPRTKQLTVLAMLTAIGAVLITLVHFPLFPSAAFLQYDPADVPILIGAFAYGPVAGVIITVLASFIQAFFLGGDGVYGFLMHVIATSALVLVSATIYRFKHTRAGAVVGLCCGTLTMGLVMMVANHFITPMFMGAPTEVVDAMLLPVILPFNLLKAGINSCITFVVYKAVSRHIVHGEPRKDVSKPEAENI